CTATCGTACCCTGCCAAGAGGATTTCCCGTGATCCGTACGCCCATGAGAGTGCGTTCCCGCGGCTGCGCCAGGCAAACATCCTGGGAGGAAGGGTCAGAACCGTCCACTCATGAGCGGAAAGGTGACGGACCAGCCCTTCCCGCCACATCCTGTGGCTGGAAGCATCGTACGCCGACAGAAGGAGAATTTTCAAGTTGAACCCGGCAGGAAGGACCGTTCAGTCGTCGAAATCCCCACCCTGACCCCTGTCGGTGTTGATCTCGCCGGCCATCTTGATAATCTGTTTTTCCGTCCACTGTTCCGGGTCCTCGATCCTCCCCACTTTGGGACCCAGGTCGAAGGAGCCGGCCTGAAGGATAGACCGGATGGCCAGAGGAGCTGTGTCCACGGCGTTAAAAACATCCTTAAGCAGATGGTATACGAAGTCCTCAACGGCCTGAACACTCCTCTCCCTTATTTCCGCAGGCTGGCTGAGAAGGTGGTTTTCGAAAGGACGGTTCAGCTTCTTGTAGTTGACGCCCCTGATCCCGTTCTCCTTTGCGTATGCCACCATCTTCGCCCACAGTTCGTCGGAGACCCCATCACCCGACACCTTTGCAAACTCACCATCGTCGTCTAAAAACGCGTTTCCGTAATCGTTGACCCGAACTCCCCAGCTCACCATCTGCAAAGCGGTGGCAACATTGGCTTTGGTGGTGAAGGTCTCCCCGACGATTTTTCGAAGCCTGTCACTGCTGTTCCCGGATGTGCCGTGCTGGGCGCCGGAAACCATGTAAGGCTTCAGGGCGGCGTGGATTCGTGTGGTGAGACCCACCTGGATGCCGGCGTCGCTCTGTTCGATCCCGTGGGTCGTGCCGTTGTTCAGGGCGATCCAGTCCGGAAATATGCCGTGAGCGTTAAGCCCCCTGATCAGAAAAAGGGCCTCGGCCTCGGTGGACAGCCCTTCTTTGCCCTTGATCTCACCTACCTCCGTTTCCAGGCCGGCCCACCCGGGGACATAGCCCGCAAGTTCGATACCGGCCAGCAGGTTCCTGTCGTCTTGGAGGT
This genomic interval from bacterium BMS3Abin14 contains the following:
- the fba gene encoding fructose-bisphosphate aldolase; this translates as MSAVSTKDFNRALEIGRPPNIVKLFPNSRALLVSGKAIDRAMIAKGRAMTIAANGRNQFVIRGVLRAAQRANAAIILEIAKSEGGVSAYCDVSFWNLARVADSLANEMGITVPVAIHADHYGIKNDVDVAAARVEIPTLFGAGITSIAIDASHLQDDRNLLAGIELAGYVPGWAGLETEVGEIKGKEGLSTEAEALFLIRGLNAHGIFPDWIALNNGTTHGIEQSDAGIQVGLTTRIHAALKPYMVSGAQHGTSGNSSDRLRKIVGETFTTKANVATALQMVSWGVRVNDYGNAFLDDDGEFAKVSGDGVSDELWAKMVAYAKENGIRGVNYKKLNRPFENHLLSQPAEIRERSVQAVEDFVYHLLKDVFNAVDTAPLAIRSILQAGSFDLGPKVGRIEDPEQWTEKQIIKMAGEINTDRGQGGDFDD